One Carassius carassius chromosome 28, fCarCar2.1, whole genome shotgun sequence genomic window carries:
- the LOC132107602 gene encoding uncharacterized protein LOC132107602: protein MKTWPETFQVPWEQMPQEIRSAIADGKRPKPVERRQMVRVLADEMRRYEVNPTHAQCLTVVRNIIRQYPKSFADIAPDGSLLCGGYTSLLIQLKNRIENVNRDGSFSCHRSSTGKRGPTDTYGCTRFQPELPPEETDDTVEQHRQRLEEIYRQEGAGGAERAEVKNLMELTFSLQRRHINTLPPPDIEDMKSKWPFLFMPRYIYAHFELLTDINVLRSLELSMEECGRAITEYFRGKPTNKDVKDILSNGEDNEMALRVVQLLMAHFGEDLTGLILLTDVSFIFYLATKG from the coding sequence ATGAAAACATGGCCAGAAACATTTCAGGTCCCTTGGGAACAAATGCCACAGGAAATTCGTTCTGCTATTGCAGATGGCAAGAGACCTAAACCAGTTGAGCGACGCCAAATGGTACGAGTACTCGCGGATGAAATGAGAAGGTATGAAGTTAACCCCACTCACGCACAGTGCCTAACTGTGGTTCGAAATATCATCAGGCAGTACCCAAAGAGTTTTGCTGATATTGCACCAGATGGGTCACTTCTGTGTGGAGGTTATACATCACTTTTGATTCAATTGAAAAACCGCATTGAGAATGTGAACCGTGACGGAAGCTTCTCATGCCACCGATCCTCTACAGGCAAGAGGGGTCCAACTGACACATATGGTTGTACACGTTTTCAGCCAGAGCTACCCCCAGAAGAAACCGATGACACTGTGGAGCAGCACCGCCAGAGACTGGAGGAGATTTACAGACAAGAGGGTGCAGGTGGAGCAGAAagagcagaagttaaaaatctaATGGAGCTCACATTCTCTCTACAACGTCGCCATATAAATACACTTCCACCACCTGACATTGAAGATATGAAAAGCAAATGGCCTTTTCTTTTCATGCCAAGGTATATATACGCACATTTTGAGTTGCTCACAGACATCAATGTGCTTCGTAGCTTGGAACTCAGTATGGAGGAATGTGGAAGAGCCATCACAGAATACTTCAGGGGAAAACCTACCAACAAAGATGTCAAGGATATCCTCTCTAATGGTGAAGATAATGAGATGGCACTTCGTGTTGTTCAATTGCTCATGGCACACTTTGGAGAGGACCTAACCGGACTGATCCTCCTTACAgatgtaagttttattttttatttagccacAAAAGGGTGA
- the pipox gene encoding peroxisomal sarcosine oxidase isoform X2 has translation MSSEVFDCIVIGAGIQGSCTAYQLAKNKQKTLLLEQFVLPHSRGSSHGQTRIIRKSYEEDFYVQMMHESYELWAQLEREAGVELHRRTGLLVMGPENGEGFSRLKATMQKHKIPTVFLEKQEFSQHIPNVNLAEGNGALIDTFAGVLYADRALRAVQRLFQSCGGVIKDGEKVIDISPGAEVTVTTGSGVYRGRSLVISAGPWANTLLTHTGLQLPLKVVKINVCYWKEKIPGTYSVGQSFPCFIEMEPKEGEYDIYGLPSNEYPGLMKCACMCLSRCVTTWAVRPNRMSEINRRIEGTSIFWCVTSPAVSLGWCQCLLWWRAVCTRSRQTITSS, from the exons ATGTCGTCTGAAGTGTTCGACTGCATCGTCATTGGCGCAGGGATCCAGGGGTCCTGCACTGCCTATCAGCTGGCCAAAAACAAGCAGAAAACTCTATTGCTGGAGCAG TTTGTTTTGCCCCACTCCAGAGGCAGCTCTCATGGCCAAACCAGGATTATACGGAAATCCTATGAGGAAGATTTTTACGTACAGATGATGCACGAAAGCTATGAGCTATGGGCTCAGCTTGAGAGAGAAGCAGGTGTTGAACTGCACAG GCGCACAGGCCTGCTGGTTATGGGTCCAGAAAATGGAGAGGGTTTCTCACGCCTAAAGGCCACGATGCAAAAACACAAGATTCCTACAGTGTTTCTGGAGAAGCAGGAATTCAGCCAGCACATTCCCAATGTGAATCTCGCTGAGGGGAACGGAGCGCTGATAGACACCTTCGCTGGCGTGCTGTATGCGGACAGAGCCCTCCGAGCTGTGCAG AGGCTGTTTCAGTCCTGTGGGGGTGTGATAAAGGACGGAGAGAAAGTGATTGACATCAGTCCTGGTGCGGAGGTCACTGTAACGACGGGCTCTGGAGTGTACAGAGGGAGGAGTCTGGTGATCAGTGCAGGACCCTGGGCCAACACTCTACTGACACACACAGGACTGCAGCTCCCGCTCAAG gttGTAAAGATTAACGTATGCTACTGGAAGGAGAAGATCCCAGGCACCTACAGTGTCGGCCAGAGTTTCCCATGTTTTATAGAGATGGAGCCAAAAGAGGGGGAATATGATATTTATGGCCTTCCATCCAATGAGTATCCAGGACTAATGAAG tgtgcgtgcatgtgtctgAGCAGGTGTGTTACCACATGGGCAGTGAGACCGAACCGGATGAGCGAGATAAACAGACGGATAGAGGGGACATCGATATTCTGGTGCGTTACGTCACCCGCTGTCTCCCTGGGCTGGTGCCAGTGCCTGCTGTGGTGGAGAGCTGTATGTACACG GTCACGCCAGACCATAACTTCGTCCTAG